TTGAAGCGGCATGCTTTTTTGTTCAAACCATCGTTTCTTTTTGGTGGAACTAGCTAATTTTATTTGCTACAAACGACTCCTGAAGTTTTTCTACTGCTGAGATTTTTGGTGGAACCATCAttatttttgctggaaccggcaAGTCTTTTTGCTTCAACCCTCCTATATTCGAGTTGCAACCATGCGAGCAGAGGCAGCTGAGGCAAGTGTCGCGCACGAGCGACGGTCGAGCGGCAGGCAAGCGCGGGTGACGGGCGCGGTGGCGAGGGTGGCAAGCAACCTTGGGAAGACGAGGACAAGTGCGGGCCGTCGGCGAGCGCACGGGATCTGGCATGTGCGCACGCTGccttttttttttcttgttttcgTGTGCGTGTTTGACTTTTCAAACAAAGCAATCAAACGGTTGAAAAAGTATGTATCGGGTGGCTGGGGCTTGACCGGCCCAACCGTTCGGCTGGTGCGCCGGCGCCTATCAGTGCCCTTGTATATATTCATACTGGCCAGCCCAAACAAAAAGCACACATGTGTTGGGTTTCAATCGGGGAAGCAATATGTCTCGTCCCGCTGCGAGGGTGGCGTCCGTTTCGCATCTATGCGAGGTTGTAGGGGGGCGGCCCGTTAGTTGTTATTAACATTAAACCTTTCACTTGTTTTGTTTTTCCACTTATTTTTCATATTTCCCTTTTTTACTTTTGATTTATTATGGCAAAATATAAATATTTTATAACTAATTTACTTAAACTTTTAGAATTGTTCATCGCACATTTTTAAAATGTTCACGTGGTGTAAAAAAATGTCGGCACAACTTTAGAAAATATTGATAGCATTAAAAAAATAATAACATTTAAACAATCTTTGTGTGCTTCAAAATAAATTACatgaaattttgaaatattattAAAACAATGTCCAAAAGAGCTCCTGCAATCTTAAATGCAGTTCTGCACCATGCAGAAAAAATGTTCGGATATTACAAAAATATCATTTTAAATAATTCAATGTAAAACAATGTTCATATAATTTTGAAAAAACATTTCATaccattcaaaaaaatgttcgtgaCCTTAAGAAAAATGGTCACACTTTTTCAATAATTAGTTCGTGTTGATTGAAGTAAATGTTTGTGTAATATAGAAAATATTCACGCAGTTTTAAATAAACTATAcagttcaaaaaaatgttcaataCATATCTAAAAGAGTTTAACATTGattggaaaaaatgttcaaatatgCATATAAAAAATGATCATCATGTCTTTGATAAATGTTGAACGTGTACCAAAAAAATGTTAGACATGTATACTAAAAATGGATAAGGTGTATTGAAAATGATTGACAAATTTTGGAAAAAAGGAGAGGGAAAAGAGAAAGAGAAAACCCGAAGAAGGTCATTGAAAAGAACACAGAAAAATGGAACAAGAAAAACAATTGCATGGAAGACGCTAAAACCGACCCAAATCGGTATATCAGAACCTTCCCAAACCGTTTAGATGGACCAGTCCATAGAGGAGGCGACGATAGGTCTCGCATTGTGCCAGAAATAGCCCTGTAGGTGGGACGCAAAACGCATAGGGGGTGTCACAGGCCGAGCAGGCGCATTTACGAAGTGCTACAGCGAGCCGACCACTGTAGCGATGACAAGGCCTATAGCGTCTGATTTTTATTTTCTGCGGGTTTTTTCAATCGTTTTTATATTTCGCTTCCCATAAAGTCtgtgatttaaaaaaatgaaaatttTCTAAAACTATTGAGAACTTTTCTAAAAACGTGCATTTTAAAAATGTTTTGTAAACTTACTTTTATAAAAACCTGGACATTTTCTTAAAATCTGCATGTTTTTTTGTAAAAATTGCAACCAACTTATCAACTTTGTTGATATTATTCGAAAAATATAATTTTGTAAAACATTTGAGGAACATTTCATGAGAAGTATGAACATTATTAAACATGAAGATATATCAAATATTGTAAACTTTTTTAATTTGACCTTGTTTATAACATTCCCAAGCATTTTTTTCATGGGAACATTTTTTGGATACGCTTACACTTTTTGATGATTATGATCTTTTTAAAAAATCTGAATGTTTTTCAAAATTCAAACATTTTTGAAACAAATAAAATAGAAAATGAAAAGGGTAAAGAAAAACAGACTAGAACAATCTAGAAGGTTCCTAAAACAGTTGAAAATCCTACATAAACTTTATCGTGTACGCTAGCTATATGGGTCGGCCAACCAGAAGTGATTGCCTAGCTCGTCTGTGCAGAAGGGAGCCTATTTGACTCAAACCGGATTTGCCTTGCAGGATATGCGACATGCGAGGCGAAAAACGATGGAATTCACAGGGTGGGGGAGTCTGACATCACTACTTGGGCTGGCACAATTCTCGCTCGCTTGCTGCTTTTTAACCAGCTCGCTTTCGTTTCTTTGTCTCTGATTCATACATTTCTATCACACATGTtttatccccccccccccccccacaataATATATGTTTTTTCTTGCTCATTTATTATTGTAAAATGTTCACTATTTGGAAATGTTGGGAAATCATAAATTGTTCACTAATTCAAATTTTTTTACGGATTGACCAAATATTGGCacattaaaaaatgttcattttcTGAAAAGAATGTTTGGGAAATAAAATAATGTACTCAATTTTTGAAAAACTATTAACCTTTTCAAATAGTGCTATAAAATTCAAAATATGTCCATAAAATTTATGAAAACCAAAAAATGTTCCCATATTTTAAACGACATTTGTGGATCAAAAAATGTACACTGATTAGAAAAATCTTCGTGAGTTCGCAAAATGATCATGATCTAAAAAATGCTCATGAATTTGTAAAGAAATTTAATGATtgcaaaaaatattcatgatttcaACAAAAATCTTTGCAAAttcgaaaaatgttcatgatCTCAGAGAATATTTGAGATAtccaaaaatgttcatgaatttgataGAAGTTCGCGAAATGATGTGGAAAAGAAAGGAAGAAAggaaaaatgaaaatgaaaaatgaaaaaaaggaaCATGAATACAATAAAAACGAAaggaaacaaaataaataaagaaagcACAAAAAATATAAAGAAAGAACAAGAAATCAAACTGGTCGGGGAAGGTTCCAGGACCTTCCAAAAACGGGTAATAGCCATTTGGGCCAGCCCAAGTGTACGTAGTAGGGAGCTGGGGGTACAAATTTGGTCGCCATGTTTGTCTCAAAAGAATTTGGTTGTTACTTGGCGACCTACGCGCCAAGCAGGATCCGTACCTCGTGTGCGCGTCTATGCCTAGCTCTTAGTGAGCACTCAGTCAGACTTCCCTGTAGCGCTGCATATTGATCGTGCTCACTAGTATGAGGCGGCTGTCTCTCAAAGCACAGGCGAGACACGCCTTTTTTTTTTTGCCCTTTTGGGTTTTATTTTCATATTTTTGTTTTCAAATTTTTTATATGAAATATTTTAAGTATTTTGAGTTTTTACATTTTATTCATGTATTTAATATGTGGTCACATACTTTTAAATATTGTTGGTGCAATTTAAAGAGTGGCCCATATTGAAAAATAATGCTCTATAATGAAATCCTCAAAAATAcacaataatttttttaaatCCAAGAAAAACATTTTAGAATATACAATGACTAATTTTTAAGATACATCATTTTCAAAATAGGCGACAACCATTTTTAATAGAATCTGGACATTTTCTAAATGCATGATGAACTTTATGAGATACACAAGGAATTTTTGAATTACATGATGAAAATTTTTAAATTCGTGATGGACATCTTTGAAATACACCCCAAACTTTTTCAAATACACATCAAACATTTTAGTATGACTATGAACATTAGATGGTAAATATTTTGAAATACAATCTAACTCTTTCTTGCAGTAAACTTTGAACATTTTTAATAGGCGGGAGATTTTTAATGAAATTACATGGTGGAGGTTTTTTTAATACATCATAATTATTTTTTAAATACACGATGAACATTTCTGAAGTACATGATGAAAATTCTTAAAATACATTATGTTTTAAAACAAAGTTGACTGTATACTTTTTATGTTATTATTGAACAATATATTATAAGCTGAAAAACTAAAATATGACAAATTAATAAGAAATACATGATCGAAATGTAAAGgaaaaaataaatgaaaaggaagaaggaaaaaaaatgatatgagaaatataataAAAAGAACGAATAAATAAATTGAAAAAAGATAAGAAGGGAAATTGAAAAAGATAGAAAATTAAACGGATAACAAGAAatataaagaaaaagaaaaagaaaaccgaCATACAAGACCTGTGAGAAGGCTCGCATGAAGAGGAAAAAAACCCAGCACACTACAGCGAGGAGAGCGTGGGTGAAAAGGAAAAGCACTTGTTGGGCCAACTACCCCTCAAAAAAAACTTGTTGGGCCAACTGACTTGTGGGAGGTCTGTAGGCGAGCGCATTCTATCACTCGCAAGTCGCAATAAGCAAGATATAGTCTTTTGTGTTGAATTGTTGCGTGGTACTTGCTCTATTTATCTGGTTATATATGTTCGCATGTTCATAGCCGTGTTCCAAATTTTGTTTCATATTTAGAAATGAAGAATTTACAAAGTAGTGTTGATTATTAGTACGCGAGTATTTAGAATCAGAGGACCTTGTCATAGTGTCTTGTCATATTAGTTGGACCGATTTGGCCCAACTAAGCATGCACGGCTTCTGAATTTCATTCCTCCGATGGTGGCGCCGGGCCGCATACGCATCAGCGGACAAGCCCGGCCACAGCCAGCCAGCGAGATCGCCGGAGCGCCGCTGGTCGCGCGCTCTCTTCCGCCCATAAATACCAGGCAGTTCATCCATTAGAATCCACACAGACACAGCTCGCACCACCAGCTACATACACATAACAGCAATCAAATCTCTTGGATCAACCGAGAAGATGGCCTCCTCCTCGAGGATGCTCACGGTGGTGGTGCTGGCGGCGCTGTTCGCCGGCGCGATGGCCGTGAAAGTGAAGTTGACGGTGCAGAAGGGGTCCGACAAAAAGAAGCTGGCGCTGAAGATCGACTACACAAGGCCAAACGACAGCCTGTCAGAGGTGGAGCTCCGGCAGCACGGCTCAGAGGAGTGGCAGCCCTTGACCAAGAAGGGCGACGTGTGGGAGGTCTCGTGCTCCAAGCCGCTGGTTGGCCCCTTCAACTTCCGCTTCTTGTCCAAGAATGGCATGAAGAACGTCTTCGACGAGGTCTTCTCCACCGATTTCAAGATCGGCAAAACCTACCAACCGGAATATTGATCCACACCGGCCAAGTTTCAGTTGATCAAAATCGTCGTAATTAATTAATACCCATGTATGAGTCGCGTAGGAAATATGCGCCTGCATGAGTGGATAGCTAGTGAATAATTTAAATATATTGTGCACATGCATGCATATGGTAGGAGAAGCAACGACGGATGTGTTCCCGTTGCtctcccatgcatgcatgcatccacTGTCGATCGAGGCAGCACTTTTCTTTTGTGTAACCGAATATGCTCAAGTTTCTTAATGATCTATGGAAGAAAACTCTAGTTCAAAAAAGGACAGTTGTAAATAGCGTGTGAAAACGTTCAAGACGCACAATTTATATGTTCATGATGTATTTATTTGTATGAAACTCAAAGATTTGTGGAAACGTTTACAATGAACAATGCATATGAGAGTTATTTGTGGAGAAAGCACAACGCCTTTTTTTATTGCAGCGGAGATCCTTGGTCCATTTAGATGCTGTCCACAAAGCATGCATTATCGTGAGGGGCGGCATATGAACCCAATGAAAAGTGCAACCGAGTGTAGTCAAAATGATACTAGCCACCTGCTCGGCTTAGCTTCGCCATTTGTTATTTACTACTGCTCGAATTATATTTTTTAAGGAAATACTCATGTAACATATTTGTTTTTCTAACTTTGTACATTAATAGTTAATACACATTCTCTCCCTCGATTATCAAATTGGCCCTAAACTGGTTGATCTTACCCTCTTGCTCGACAGTAGTAGGCGTGGCATGCTGACTTGATAGCCGGTGGTCCCAGAGAACAAAGTTGTTCAAAAGAAACCCTACAAATACTGCCCCTCCTTATTGACGAGTGAATAATAATATGGATGATTGTATACAGTGGGTGACAGTGGCTGTGGATGTGTGTTTTCTTTTCCAGTATTGTACCGTACTATGTCGGCAACCTAGCTAGTTGCCTAGCTCAAGCTAGGTAGCTGCTGCTGATTGTATGTAGTTTGAGACAGGGAGACTATGTAGTAAGGGCATCTTCAATGCGGACCCTCAAACCGCCCGCATACATCCATATTGCGAGGTTCGGACGTGTTGTGTCATCTAACGTGGTCCTGTATCGGTGTGCTCGGTGATCCGGACACGCTTTCTCCCACAAAGTGGAGACaaagttggggggggggggaggggggtggttGCGGaagtccggaccgctgccacgtaGGACTCAGACACCTGAGGCCCATTAAATTCCCCCTCCCGGTACCATTTCCCTCCACTTCACCCCATCTCCCCATTGCTTTGCATCCACACCCTCCACCTCCGTCGCCGTCGTTGTACCTCTTCGACCGCCACAGAGACATTGCTGGATGTCCGCAACCAGCACCGACCGCCCACACACCTTTTACGACGGCGCTGTCCACCCTGGAGCCATTTGTACCTGGGTACACTCCGCCGCCCCTGTCGGCGACCTCCATGGCGGATACCACGCCCGGCAGGTGTTCGGCCAAATGCCATTTAGCTTAATTTCGGATGCCATGTCGTTTTTCAGAGTACGAAGGATGGCAGGGTACTCGACCATGGAGGACGAGCTGGTGTGCGATGCGTGTTGGTCATATATGCAGATTTCGTAGCCAGGAGCAGAGGGGGGGACCTTCTGGCAGCGAGTGCATGAATCGTTTCACGCACGAAAGTATATTGCGCCCTACGACATGCACACCATTCAGGAACGCAATATGGGGTCGTTATTGTATCGCTGGTATGCCATCCAGACCATCGTCACCAAGTTTTGTCACGTGGTTAGTCAGCTGGAGGCAAGGTGACCATTGCGCGCGCCAGAGGAGCAGATCGTAAGTTTGCTTCTTCCTGCTCAACTTGTTCAATCATTCATTCACTCAATGTTGGTCTACACATTATGTAGCCCACATGCGCTGCAGTGATGTACCACAGGACAGAGAGACGGCCATTTACATACACATACTATTGGATGAAGCTGATGGGGTAGTATGTGTGGGACGACATGATCCATTGATGAAAACTTATTGGACATCCGGTTAATCTCGTCGAATTTAAGACATTGTTGTACTAGACTTATTTGCATGCTATGTATGGATGATTTGCACTATTTTCTATCCAAACTTTGATGAGTATCGGCCGGTTTGCATGAATTTTGTTCGCTTAGTTGAAACCCAGCTTGAAATGTATGTAGGCAGTGTTGGATGGCCACCTCCTGCATCCGTGTCCGCGTACTGGTTCTCATTGTCAGTGGACGGACGTGGGAGGAAATTTATGGGTCCgggttggagatgccctaagtaCTACCTCTATgaaaatataagatgtttttgtaGTTCAACTTATATTTGGTGAGGTTTCAGCACTTCGAAACTGACAATTAGCTCATGTAATTGATGTATATAAAAAGCATCCGTCCGTACATCCACGAGAGAAGATCGACCGATGACAATGGGAGAAGGAGGCTTAATTTACTACAGCCGGCCTGTAAAGCAGTCACTTTTTTGGCAATAATAGCATTTACCTACATTACGGTGGATTGATTCAGCACTCTTTGCAGGTGGTACAAATTAAGCTTGACATATGTCGAGGTAATGCCTCCTGACTGGGTGGCAATCTATCTATCTAGGCGACCCTCCCTGACTTGTCACTTCTCAGTAACAGGTACCATGATCTGCAGTGTGATAACGTTGGTGTTCCACGCGAGAACGTAATAAAAAACGCATAGAGGCTGTTGACATCTTACATAAGATAACTAACACTTGTAAGAGGTTTTGTCCAGTTAATTACTTCAGTTTTGTGAAGTAAGCTGCCTGAAAACTGAATTTGGTCTGTCTATTTTGATGGG
This genomic window from Aegilops tauschii subsp. strangulata cultivar AL8/78 chromosome 4, Aet v6.0, whole genome shotgun sequence contains:
- the LOC109763305 gene encoding pollen allergen Dac g 3-like; protein product: MASSSRMLTVVVLAALFAGAMAVKVKLTVQKGSDKKKLALKIDYTRPNDSLSEVELRQHGSEEWQPLTKKGDVWEVSCSKPLVGPFNFRFLSKNGMKNVFDEVFSTDFKIGKTYQPEY